One window from the genome of Cystobacter ferrugineus encodes:
- a CDS encoding DUF3341 domain-containing protein, which translates to MSAETKVLETLVLAEFATPEALVDATRQMREKGYEGMDTYSPYPLHGGSEALGLPPSRVPFIALCAGLTGTATAISFMAYMNGFDYPLNVGGRPIFSLPAYVPITFELTVLLAAFGIFFGVLGLARLPQPYHPAYEHEAFRSATTHGYWLSVPQFATLQADAIMDQLKALGATQVTVVTGEKE; encoded by the coding sequence ATGTCCGCCGAAACCAAGGTCCTGGAAACCCTGGTCCTCGCCGAGTTCGCCACTCCCGAGGCCCTGGTGGATGCCACCCGGCAGATGCGGGAGAAGGGCTATGAGGGGATGGATACCTATTCGCCCTACCCGCTGCATGGCGGCTCCGAGGCGCTGGGTCTGCCCCCCTCGCGCGTGCCCTTCATCGCCCTGTGCGCGGGCCTCACCGGCACCGCCACCGCCATCTCATTCATGGCGTACATGAACGGCTTCGACTACCCGCTCAACGTGGGTGGTCGTCCCATCTTCAGCCTGCCCGCCTACGTGCCCATCACCTTCGAGTTGACGGTGCTCCTGGCGGCCTTCGGCATCTTCTTCGGAGTCCTGGGGCTCGCCCGGCTGCCGCAGCCGTACCACCCGGCTTACGAGCACGAGGCGTTCCGCAGCGCCACCACGCACGGCTACTGGCTGAGCGTGCCGCAGTTCGCGACGCTCCAGGCGGATGCGATCATGGATCAGCTCAAGGCCCTGGGTGCCACCCAGGTGACCGTGGTGACGGGAGAGAAGGAATGA
- a CDS encoding c-type cytochrome, producing MRRLIPLAGLALAGCNVPSEFLQRMEAQAKYEYYETNEFWADGKAMRTPPEGTIPRERLVGEPGLTTGRVNGEFVTINPLKLDRAVLEEGHKKYNIVCAQCHGRLGDGNSVVAENMAMRLPPSLQEIANKPDGHFYAAITEGYGVMPSFSGELNIQERWAVVAYVRALQTARAPKAGGQQPLPQENR from the coding sequence ATGAGGCGGCTCATCCCCTTGGCCGGGCTCGCCCTGGCCGGCTGCAACGTGCCCTCCGAGTTCCTCCAGCGCATGGAGGCACAGGCCAAGTACGAGTATTACGAGACGAACGAGTTCTGGGCGGATGGCAAGGCCATGCGCACGCCCCCCGAGGGCACCATCCCGCGCGAGCGCCTGGTGGGAGAGCCCGGCCTGACGACGGGCCGGGTCAACGGTGAGTTCGTCACCATCAACCCGCTCAAGCTCGACCGGGCCGTGCTGGAAGAGGGCCACAAGAAGTACAACATCGTCTGCGCCCAGTGCCACGGCCGGCTCGGCGACGGCAACAGCGTGGTCGCCGAGAACATGGCGATGCGCCTGCCCCCGTCCCTTCAGGAGATCGCCAACAAGCCGGATGGCCATTTCTACGCCGCCATCACCGAGGGCTACGGCGTGATGCCGTCCTTCTCGGGCGAACTCAACATCCAGGAGCGTTGGGCCGTGGTGGCCTACGTTCGCGCGCTGCAGACGGCCCGCGCCCCCAAGGCTGGCGGCCAGCAGCCCCTTCCGCAGGAGAACCGATGA
- a CDS encoding SCO family protein, protein MYTPSSSKPMRAATAALVLALGIATPAFALPGGGRTPQSIIDAQSDAPPQLKGVDVQEHLGELAPLETAFTDSSGKPVHLRDVLPRTRPVLLTLVYYNCPLLCNLVINEQIRTMRELGLVLGKDYEAVTVSIDPQDTPAQSLERRRRHLQSMGLPETAPWHFLTGTQENIQQLADAVGFQYTYDASTRQYVHPAVVMVLTPEGAISRYLYGTSFQAKDMKLALLEAAGGRVGTSFDRIVLTCFKYDTATRRYGFYIFGFLRIGALMVFGALASMLAYYWRRELKKGTAA, encoded by the coding sequence ATGTACACCCCCTCCTCGTCCAAGCCCATGCGCGCCGCCACGGCGGCGCTCGTCCTGGCGCTCGGCATCGCGACCCCTGCGTTCGCGCTGCCGGGCGGCGGTCGCACGCCTCAGAGCATCATAGATGCGCAGTCCGACGCCCCTCCGCAACTCAAAGGCGTGGACGTGCAGGAGCATCTGGGCGAGCTGGCGCCGCTGGAGACAGCGTTCACCGACTCGTCGGGCAAGCCGGTGCACCTGCGCGACGTGTTGCCGCGCACGCGCCCGGTGCTGCTCACGCTCGTGTATTACAACTGCCCCCTGCTCTGTAACCTCGTCATCAACGAGCAGATCCGCACCATGCGCGAGCTGGGCCTGGTGCTGGGCAAGGACTACGAGGCGGTGACGGTGAGCATCGATCCGCAGGACACGCCCGCGCAGAGCCTCGAGCGGCGCCGGCGCCACCTGCAGTCCATGGGCCTGCCGGAGACGGCTCCGTGGCACTTCCTCACGGGTACCCAGGAGAACATCCAGCAGCTCGCGGACGCGGTGGGATTCCAGTACACCTACGACGCGTCGACGCGGCAGTATGTGCACCCGGCCGTGGTGATGGTGCTCACCCCCGAGGGAGCCATCTCGCGCTACCTCTACGGCACGTCCTTCCAGGCCAAGGACATGAAGCTCGCCCTCCTCGAGGCCGCGGGAGGCCGGGTGGGCACCAGTTTTGATCGCATCGTCCTGACCTGCTTCAAGTATGACACCGCCACCCGGCGGTACGGCTTCTACATCTTTGGATTCCTCCGGATAGGCGCGCTCATGGTGTTCGGCGCGCTCGCGAGCATGCTCGCCTACTACTGGAGGCGTGAGCTGAAGAAAGGCACAGCAGCATGA
- the coxB gene encoding cytochrome c oxidase subunit II — translation MNELLNNILFLPEQASTFAERVDSLHIFVVTVTMLSSFAVGTAALYFFFRYRRRTAEQMTEYVVPSVKTEFLFVSLPLIFFLTWFVIGFRDFVFVTTPPKDAMDVYVMGKQWMWKFSYPEGPNGVNVLHVPANRPVRLLITSRDVIHSFFVPAFRIKMDAVPGRYTQTWFEATKPGTYQILCTEYCGLSHSKMLGEVVVLSPEEWDAWLKEQRRGDLANRQDALADLSLAPPPARMAEQGQKVAAEVGCFKCHTVNGEPHIGPTFLGMYGRQETLQDGNDIIADEAYITQSMMDPGAHLVSGYPNAMPTFQGKLTGPQTAAIVEYIKTLRTPDIRTTGASQGPVYEPIQQ, via the coding sequence ATGAACGAGTTGCTGAACAACATCCTGTTCCTGCCGGAGCAGGCCTCGACCTTCGCGGAGCGTGTGGACAGTCTCCACATCTTCGTCGTCACCGTGACGATGCTCAGTTCGTTCGCGGTGGGCACGGCGGCGCTCTACTTCTTCTTCCGCTACCGGCGCCGCACGGCGGAGCAGATGACGGAGTACGTGGTGCCGTCGGTGAAGACGGAGTTCCTCTTCGTCTCGCTGCCGCTCATCTTCTTCCTCACCTGGTTCGTCATCGGCTTCCGGGACTTCGTCTTCGTCACCACGCCGCCCAAGGACGCGATGGACGTCTACGTCATGGGCAAGCAGTGGATGTGGAAGTTCTCCTACCCGGAGGGCCCCAACGGGGTGAACGTGCTGCACGTGCCGGCCAACCGTCCGGTGCGTCTGCTCATCACCTCGCGTGACGTCATCCACTCCTTCTTCGTGCCGGCCTTCCGCATCAAGATGGACGCGGTGCCGGGGCGCTACACGCAGACCTGGTTCGAGGCCACCAAGCCCGGCACGTACCAGATCCTCTGCACCGAGTACTGCGGCCTGTCGCACTCGAAGATGCTCGGCGAGGTCGTGGTTCTCTCGCCCGAGGAGTGGGACGCGTGGCTCAAGGAGCAGCGCCGGGGAGACCTGGCCAACCGCCAGGACGCGCTGGCGGACCTGAGCCTGGCGCCGCCGCCGGCGCGCATGGCCGAGCAGGGCCAGAAGGTGGCCGCCGAGGTGGGCTGCTTCAAGTGCCACACCGTCAATGGTGAGCCGCACATCGGGCCGACGTTCCTGGGCATGTACGGCCGTCAGGAGACGCTGCAGGACGGCAACGACATCATCGCGGACGAGGCGTACATCACCCAGTCCATGATGGACCCGGGAGCCCACCTGGTGTCGGGCTATCCCAACGCCATGCCCACCTTCCAGGGCAAGCTGACGGGGCCGCAGACCGCGGCGATCGTCGAATACATCAAGACTCTGCGCACTCCGGACATCCGCACCACCGGCGCTTCTCAAGGACCTGTCTATGAGCCCATCCAGCAGTAG